Proteins from a single region of Acidobacteriota bacterium:
- a CDS encoding NADH:flavin oxidoreductase, whose product MADPIFEPLAFRCLTVKNRIFRSNVSGRFDNYDGSGNQARINWETKFAAGGVGAIVSSFVPVTIRGRIVPNYATIDRDERIPFWKAVGRAVHEHDCRFIMQLSHAGRQRDIPGIEYEQAWSCTDRDEPLHGFPCVAMTQPQIGETVAAFAAGARRARAAGLDGVELHAANGYLFTQFLSSAINDRRDDYGGPLPQRARVLLEVVAAIRAEVGTDFHLQVKISAEDYNDALDRHEKPGNTLDDTVQVCKWLDEAGVDAIHVSSGSYFPHPRNPPGSFPVSELVKTYDQLLSSGSRAFRNYLLFRFDPTQRLFERRWEEAQGDRIEGINLPAARAIKEAVGVPVLCTGGFQNAEVIREAIRQGFCDAVTMARPLIANNDLVKQFAAGMGRPARPCTYCNKCLVHAVENPLGCYDVTRFDSYDAMVAEIMSVFEPAPFA is encoded by the coding sequence ATGGCCGATCCCATCTTCGAACCCCTGGCGTTCCGATGCCTCACGGTGAAGAACCGGATCTTCCGATCCAACGTGTCCGGACGCTTCGACAACTACGACGGCAGCGGCAACCAGGCACGCATCAACTGGGAGACGAAGTTCGCGGCCGGCGGAGTCGGCGCGATCGTGTCGTCGTTCGTGCCCGTGACGATCCGCGGTCGCATCGTCCCCAACTACGCGACGATCGATCGCGACGAGCGCATCCCGTTCTGGAAGGCCGTCGGACGCGCGGTGCACGAACACGACTGCCGGTTCATCATGCAGTTGTCGCACGCGGGCCGGCAGCGCGACATCCCCGGCATCGAGTACGAGCAGGCGTGGAGTTGCACCGATCGAGACGAACCGCTGCACGGCTTTCCGTGCGTGGCCATGACGCAGCCGCAGATCGGCGAAACGGTGGCGGCGTTCGCGGCAGGCGCGCGACGCGCGCGTGCCGCCGGCCTCGACGGCGTGGAACTGCACGCCGCCAACGGGTACCTCTTCACGCAGTTCCTGAGCTCGGCGATCAACGATCGACGGGACGACTACGGCGGACCACTCCCGCAACGCGCGCGCGTCCTGCTCGAAGTGGTCGCGGCGATTCGCGCAGAAGTGGGGACCGACTTCCACCTGCAGGTGAAGATCAGCGCCGAAGACTACAACGACGCGCTCGACAGGCACGAGAAGCCGGGCAACACGCTGGACGACACGGTGCAGGTGTGCAAGTGGCTCGACGAGGCGGGCGTCGACGCGATCCACGTGTCGTCGGGCAGCTACTTCCCGCACCCGCGCAATCCTCCCGGCTCGTTCCCCGTGAGCGAGCTCGTGAAGACGTACGACCAGCTGCTCTCCAGCGGGAGCCGCGCATTCAGGAACTACCTGCTCTTCCGGTTCGATCCCACGCAGCGCCTTTTCGAGCGCCGCTGGGAGGAGGCGCAAGGCGATCGCATCGAGGGCATCAACCTGCCGGCCGCGCGCGCGATCAAGGAGGCCGTCGGCGTGCCGGTCCTCTGCACGGGCGGATTCCAGAACGCCGAAGTGATCCGTGAAGCGATCCGTCAGGGCTTCTGCGACGCCGTCACGATGGCGCGGCCGCTCATCGCCAACAACGACCTCGTGAAGCAGTTCGCGGCCGGGATGGGCCGGCCCGCGCGCCCGTGTACGTACTGCAACAAGTGTCTCGTCCACGCCGTGGAGAACCCGCTCGGGTGCTACGACGTCACGCGCTTCGACTCGTACGACGCGATGGTGGCGGAGATCATGAGCGTCTTCGAACCGGCACCGTTCGCGTGA